One segment of Brassica napus cultivar Da-Ae chromosome C3, Da-Ae, whole genome shotgun sequence DNA contains the following:
- the LOC106389592 gene encoding ubiquitin-fold modifier-conjugating enzyme 1, whose product MEGWDPSTKSTLTRIPLLTTKAGPRDGDAWKQRLKEEYKSLIVYTQMNKSNDNDWFRISASNPEGTRWTGKCWYVHNLLKYEFDLQFDIPVTYPATAPELELPEIDGKTQKMYRGGKICLTVHFKPLWAKNCPRFGIAHALCLGLAPWLAAEIPILVDSGMIKHKDDAASSAES is encoded by the exons ATGGAAGGATGGGATCCGAGCACCAAATCGACCCTAACGAGAATCCCTCTCCTGACGACAAAGGCGGGGCCAAGAGACGGCGATGCATGGAAACAGAGGCTGAAAGAAGAGTACAAATCTCTGATCGTATACACACAGATGAACAAGTCCAACGACAACGACTGGTTCCGCATCTCCGCCTCCAATCCCGAAGGTACGCGTTGGACTGGCAAGTGTTGGTACGTTCACAACCTCCTCAAGTACGAGTTCGATCTCCAATTCGATATCCCTGTTACCTACCCCGCCACTGCTCCCGAGCTTGAGTTGCCTGAGATTGACGGCAAAACTCAAAAG ATGTATCGAGGTGGGAAGATTTGTTTGACTGTGCATTTCAAGCCGCTCTGGGCTAAAAACTG CCCTAGGTTTGGTATAGCACATGCACTTTGTTTGGGGCTCGCTCCATGGCTTGCTGCAGAGATTCCAATTCTTGTGGACTCGGGTATGATTAAGCACAAAGATGACGCAGCCTCATCTGCCGAATCTTAG